The following proteins are co-located in the Halarcobacter sp. genome:
- a CDS encoding rhodanese-like domain-containing protein — MKLILKSLLVAGLLTTGVLANDPGNLTKPSAKVQSMIDKFGLKMVDYNYTKARLGKGTRKTAKAILIDARPAKKYMAGTIPSSINIPDTAYDKYIGQLKDVAKNKEILVYCGGWKCGKSPKVANMLKKDGFTNVKLYQAGEPQWKKLNYKEVGLPVVKSAQAKNAAVLIDSRPYKMFLKETIPGAISIPDTKIEELKGRFPVNHSEKIITFCGGYHCAKSHNVAKKLISMGYSDVNVFAAGIPEWKNAGLATTKSASKVEKKSEVPKKKEFSKNGAKLGADEGSIDGEWFNAFIQKDAVPSYIQIVQVTSPEEYKAGHIKGAINIEAEKFTAKELMSKLPKDKTIVFNCTAGGRSMDAWTKINEAGLDVSEIFYFDANIDCKGTDCKIEVNEPLE, encoded by the coding sequence ATGAAATTAATTCTAAAAAGTTTGTTAGTAGCAGGTCTTTTAACGACAGGAGTTTTGGCAAATGATCCAGGGAATTTAACAAAACCTAGTGCAAAAGTTCAATCTATGATTGATAAGTTTGGTCTAAAAATGGTTGATTATAACTATACAAAAGCTAGACTTGGTAAAGGAACAAGAAAAACAGCAAAAGCAATTTTAATAGATGCAAGACCTGCTAAAAAATATATGGCAGGTACAATTCCAAGTTCTATTAATATCCCTGATACAGCATATGATAAATATATTGGACAATTAAAAGATGTAGCTAAAAACAAAGAGATATTAGTATATTGTGGGGGTTGGAAATGTGGTAAATCTCCAAAAGTAGCAAATATGTTGAAAAAAGATGGATTTACAAATGTAAAACTTTACCAAGCAGGGGAACCACAATGGAAAAAATTAAACTATAAAGAAGTTGGACTTCCTGTAGTAAAATCAGCACAAGCTAAAAACGCTGCTGTACTTATAGATTCTAGACCATATAAAATGTTTTTAAAAGAAACAATCCCTGGTGCAATCTCAATTCCTGATACTAAGATCGAAGAATTAAAAGGAAGATTTCCTGTAAATCATTCTGAAAAAATAATTACATTTTGTGGGGGATATCATTGTGCAAAATCTCATAATGTAGCAAAAAAACTTATCTCTATGGGATATAGTGATGTAAATGTATTTGCAGCGGGTATACCAGAATGGAAAAATGCAGGTTTAGCAACTACAAAATCAGCCTCAAAAGTAGAAAAAAAATCTGAAGTTCCTAAAAAGAAAGAGTTTTCTAAAAATGGTGCAAAATTAGGTGCAGATGAAGGGAGTATTGATGGGGAATGGTTTAATGCTTTTATTCAAAAAGATGCAGTACCTTCTTATATCCAAATTGTACAAGTTACTTCACCTGAAGAGTATAAAGCAGGTCATATTAAAGGGGCAATAAATATCGAAGCTGAAAAATTTACTGCAAAAGAGTTAATGTCAAAATTACCAAAAGATAAAACTATAGTATTTAATTGTACTGCTGGTGGAAGATCAATGGATGCTTGGACAAAAATTAATGAAGCTGGACTAGATGTATCAGAAATATTCTATTTTGATGCAAATATTGATTGTAAAGGAACTGATTGTAAAATTGAGGTTAATGAACCTCTAGAATAA
- the rplT gene encoding 50S ribosomal protein L20, whose product MPRVKTGVVRRRRHKKVLKAARGFFSGRRKHFRKAKEQLEHSLVYAYRDRRQKKRDIRKLWIVRINAACRLNDINYSRFMNGLKLANIELDRKILADFAMNDAEAFSALVVKAKEALAA is encoded by the coding sequence ATGCCTAGAGTAAAAACTGGTGTAGTAAGAAGAAGAAGACATAAGAAAGTTTTAAAAGCTGCTAGAGGATTTTTTAGTGGTAGAAGAAAACATTTTAGAAAAGCGAAAGAGCAATTAGAACACTCTTTAGTATACGCTTATAGAGATAGAAGACAGAAAAAAAGAGATATTAGAAAGCTTTGGATCGTTAGAATCAATGCTGCTTGTAGATTAAATGATATTAACTACTCAAGATTCATGAATGGTTTAAAATTAGCTAACATTGAACTTGATAGAAAAATCTTAGCAGACTTTGCTATGAATGATGCGGAAGCATTTTCAGCATTAGTAGTAAAAGCAAAAGAAGCTTTAGCAGCATAA
- the rpmI gene encoding 50S ribosomal protein L35, with translation MPKMKSVSSALKRFKVKKNGSIKRGSAFRSHILTKKTQKRKRNLRGPQTIASSDSSRVKLMLNQA, from the coding sequence ATGCCAAAGATGAAATCAGTTAGTAGTGCTTTAAAAAGATTTAAAGTAAAGAAAAATGGTTCTATTAAAAGAGGATCAGCTTTTAGAAGTCACATTCTAACAAAAAAGACTCAAAAGAGAAAAAGAAATCTTAGAGGTCCACAAACAATCGCAAGCTCAGATTCATCTAGAGTTAAATTGATGTTAAACCAAGCGTAA
- the infC gene encoding translation initiation factor IF-3 yields the protein MNEDITVSEVRCTGDDGTNYGIISTRDAQTTADDLGLDLVLIAPDAKPPVAKIMDYGKFKYQQEKKKKEAKKKQKVIVVKEVKFSVKIAENDINYKVKHAIEFLEKGYHVKCRVFLKGREMAHPEAGAEVLERVWPMIEEYGVRESEPKQEGRFVNMYVVPKSEKPKN from the coding sequence ATGAACGAGGATATCACAGTTAGTGAAGTAAGATGTACGGGTGATGATGGAACAAACTATGGAATAATTTCAACAAGAGATGCCCAAACAACTGCTGATGATTTAGGCTTAGACTTAGTTCTTATTGCTCCGGATGCAAAGCCTCCTGTAGCAAAAATTATGGATTATGGTAAATTCAAATACCAACAAGAAAAAAAGAAAAAAGAAGCTAAGAAAAAGCAAAAAGTTATTGTTGTTAAAGAGGTTAAATTCTCTGTAAAAATTGCTGAAAATGATATTAACTACAAAGTTAAACATGCAATTGAGTTTTTAGAAAAAGGATACCATGTAAAATGTAGAGTATTCTTAAAAGGTAGAGAGATGGCTCACCCAGAAGCAGGAGCAGAAGTTCTTGAAAGAGTATGGCCTATGATTGAAGAGTATGGAGTAAGAGAATCTGAACCTAAACAAGAGGGTAGATTTGTAAATATGTACGTAGTTCCAAAATCTGAAAAACCTAAAAATTAA
- the thrS gene encoding threonine--tRNA ligase produces the protein MYKFTKKLKRKLLEPIGILSEGNIYDLQTAAALNLTGDEIKADNSAESLEILRHSCAHMMAQAIKELYPEAKFFVGPVVKEGFYYDFKVDSKISDEDLPKIEKKMKEIANRKLPIERYETTREEILTKFANDELKQAVLQNITDDTLTLYKQGEFEDLCRGPHLPNTRMIRAFKLTRVAGAYLGGDEKNEMITRIYGIAFFDKKELNDYVRMLEEAKKRDHRKLGTELELFAFNDDIGAGLPLWLPNGARLRGKLEKILYKAHRVRGYEPVRGPEMLKSDMWKISGHYQNYKENMYFTVIDEQEYGIKPMNCVGHIQIFKNSLVSYKDLPKKLFEYGVVHRHEMSGAMHGLFRVREFTQDDAHIFCTQDQIKEVIFEVLEFVDSLLKLFDFKYEIEVSTKPEKAIGDDIFWEKTTKGIMDALDEKQIDYGIDEGGGAFYGPKIDIKILDAIGRKWQCGTVQVDMNLPSRFEAEYINDKGEKEQPVMIHRAILGSFERFIGILTEHCAGEFPFAIAPTQVIFVPIAEPHVEYAKELQKELIEMDIDSDIFDMNESLNKRIRMAEKKRVPMIVVIGDEEVQNKAIALRDRRNREQSNMSKDEFITMLNQLNTGSKI, from the coding sequence ATGTACAAATTTACAAAAAAATTAAAAAGGAAATTATTGGAACCTATTGGTATATTAAGTGAAGGAAATATTTATGACCTTCAAACTGCTGCAGCTTTAAACCTCACTGGAGATGAAATTAAAGCTGACAATTCTGCTGAGTCTCTAGAAATTCTTAGACACTCATGTGCTCATATGATGGCACAAGCTATCAAAGAGTTGTACCCTGAAGCAAAATTTTTCGTAGGACCTGTTGTAAAAGAGGGATTCTACTATGACTTTAAGGTTGATTCAAAAATCTCTGATGAAGATTTACCAAAAATCGAAAAAAAGATGAAAGAGATTGCAAATAGGAAATTACCTATTGAAAGATATGAAACAACCAGAGAAGAGATACTAACGAAATTTGCTAATGATGAATTAAAACAAGCTGTTTTACAAAATATTACCGATGATACATTAACCCTTTATAAGCAAGGTGAGTTTGAAGACTTATGTAGAGGTCCTCACTTACCAAATACTAGAATGATTAGAGCATTTAAACTAACAAGAGTAGCTGGAGCTTATCTTGGTGGTGATGAAAAAAATGAGATGATTACAAGAATCTATGGTATTGCATTTTTTGACAAAAAAGAGTTAAATGACTATGTAAGAATGTTAGAAGAAGCTAAAAAAAGAGACCATAGAAAATTAGGAACAGAATTAGAATTATTTGCATTCAATGATGATATTGGAGCAGGTTTACCTTTATGGCTTCCAAATGGAGCAAGACTTAGAGGAAAATTAGAAAAAATTCTTTATAAAGCTCATAGAGTAAGAGGTTATGAGCCAGTTCGTGGTCCAGAAATGCTTAAATCAGATATGTGGAAAATTTCAGGTCACTATCAAAATTATAAAGAAAATATGTATTTTACGGTGATTGACGAACAAGAGTATGGTATCAAACCTATGAACTGTGTTGGTCATATTCAAATATTTAAAAATAGTCTTGTATCTTATAAAGATTTACCTAAAAAACTTTTTGAATATGGTGTAGTTCATAGACATGAGATGAGTGGAGCTATGCATGGATTATTTAGAGTAAGAGAGTTTACTCAAGATGATGCACATATTTTCTGTACACAAGACCAAATCAAAGAGGTAATCTTTGAAGTATTAGAGTTTGTTGATTCATTATTAAAACTATTTGATTTCAAATATGAAATTGAAGTTTCAACAAAACCTGAAAAAGCTATCGGTGATGATATATTCTGGGAAAAAACTACAAAAGGGATAATGGATGCACTAGATGAAAAGCAGATTGATTATGGTATTGATGAAGGTGGGGGAGCTTTCTACGGACCAAAAATTGATATTAAAATTCTAGATGCTATTGGTAGAAAATGGCAATGTGGTACAGTTCAAGTAGATATGAACCTACCTAGCAGATTTGAAGCTGAATATATTAACGACAAAGGTGAAAAAGAACAACCAGTAATGATTCATAGAGCAATTCTTGGTTCATTTGAAAGATTTATTGGTATTTTGACAGAGCATTGTGCAGGAGAGTTTCCATTTGCAATTGCTCCAACACAAGTTATTTTTGTACCAATTGCTGAGCCACATGTTGAGTATGCAAAAGAGTTACAAAAAGAACTTATTGAAATGGATATAGATTCTGATATTTTTGATATGAATGAAAGTTTAAACAAAAGAATCAGAATGGCAGAAAAGAAAAGAGTACCTATGATAGTTGTAATTGGAGATGAAGAAGTTCAAAATAAAGCAATTGCACTTAGAGATAGGAGAAATAGAGAACAATCTAATATGAGTAAAGATGAGTTCATAACAATGTTAAATCAATTAAATACAGGGAGTAAAATTTGA